The Vicinamibacterales bacterium genome includes the window TCAGCCGAACCGCGCCCAGGATTTCCATCTCCTCCTTCAGGAGATCGGCAGACCGCTTCGACATGTTGCCGAAGAATCGCTGCCGAATGTCCTCACTGGCGCCTTTCAAGGCCACCGTCAGGCTCTTCTTGTCGGCCCGATTGACGATTTCACGAATCCCCACGTCCTCGATGGCCAGGAGGTCTTCGAAGACGAACATGAGGTTCCGAATCTGGACCGCCAGATCCTGTGAATGCGCCTCGATTCGCTCGAGGGCGGGCTGGCTGACGCCCCGCTCCAGCCGGTTGAACAACTCGGCGACGGCGCGCACCCCGCCGTGCTGCTCACGTGACGGGCCGCCCAGCGACTTGAGCCGTTGATCGATCACGCCGGAAATCCGGCTGATCACCTCAGGCGGGATATCCTCGATCTTGGCCATTCGCATCAGCACGTCCGCCTGCATTTCCTCGGGGAGCTGCGTCACCAGTTGGGCCGCGGACGTGGCGTTGAGGTGGGCCAGGATGAGCGCGATGGTCTGCGGATGCTCGCCCAGAATGAATTTGGACAGCTGCAGCGGATTGGCCTTCTCGAGCGTCTGAAACCCCGCCGACACGTTCACCGAGCGGATGACGCGATCGAGAATGCGGCGCGACATGTCCGGCCCCATGGCCTTCGACAACAGACGCCGGGCATGCTCCACGCCGCCGCTCGAGATGTAGTCGGACGCCGCGGTCATCTGGTGGAACTCGCCGAGCACCTGCTCCCCCAACTCCGGCCCCACCTTGCCGAGCGACGCGACTTCCTTGGCGATGCGTTCGATTTCGTCTTCCTGCAGGTGCTTGAACAGCTTCGATGACGTCTCCTCGCCCAGCGCCATCATTACGATGGCGGCTTTGCGGGCGCCGCTGATCGGCTTGGCTGCGGCGGTCACGAGAGGCTACCGCTCCTCATCCACGAGCAGGGACCGCACCAGGCGGGCCATGAGTTCGGGTTCTTCGTCGGCCTTCTTGGCAATGCGTCTGGTCAGCGCCGGCAGGCGCTGGGTTTCGGCGCGTGCGGGAGCGAGGTCGGCGTCGAGTTGCGCTTCGATGTCACCTTCGAGGTCTGCCACGGTGCGGCTCCCCTGCAGGGCCGCGGGAGCCAGCTCGAAGCTGGCGTGGGCACGGCCGGCCGGGAATGCCGCGCGCACCATCGGCCGCAGCACCATCGTAAAGGCCAGGATCACCAGCATCAGCACGCCCACCAGGCGCAGAATCTGCGGCCCGCTGTCCAGGACCGCCGGGGGAATCACCTTCCACCACGCCCCGGCGTCGGGAGCGAGCTCGAGCGGCGCTTCATCAAACGCGATGTTCTCCACCGTGACCTGGTCCCCGCGCTCCGTGTCCAGACCGATGGCCGCGGCCACCAGGCGCTGGATGCGTTCGATGTCCTGGGGGCTGCGCGGTTTGCTGGTCGCCGGCGTCTGCCCGTCGCCGGGCAGGCGCACGTCGTCGACGATGACCGCCACCGACAGCCGCGCCACCTGTCCGCGGGGGGCGATGGTGTGCCGTGTCAGTTTGTTGACTTCGTAATTGACCGTTTCCGTGGACCGGCCGGCCAGTACCGGAACCGGCGACGCCGCCACGCCGCGCGGCGTCTGGTTCAGCGCCGGCACGGCATTGGCGCGGGCACCCGAGACGCCCAGCGCGCCAGGCGTGCTTCCGGTATCGGAACTCGACTGGCGGCTGCGGACGACCGTGGTTGGATCCCACCGCTCTTCGGTCTGCTCTTCGCTGTTACCGTTCAAACGCGCCGACACATTCGCCCGCACGTGTCCGACGCCAACGACCGGCTCGATCAG containing:
- the fliG gene encoding flagellar motor switch protein FliG; the protein is MTAAAKPISGARKAAIVMMALGEETSSKLFKHLQEDEIERIAKEVASLGKVGPELGEQVLGEFHQMTAASDYISSGGVEHARRLLSKAMGPDMSRRILDRVIRSVNVSAGFQTLEKANPLQLSKFILGEHPQTIALILAHLNATSAAQLVTQLPEEMQADVLMRMAKIEDIPPEVISRISGVIDQRLKSLGGPSREQHGGVRAVAELFNRLERGVSQPALERIEAHSQDLAVQIRNLMFVFEDLLAIEDVGIREIVNRADKKSLTVALKGASEDIRQRFFGNMSKRSADLLKEEMEILGAVRLRDVEKAQQDIVAIARKLEEEGVITTGAGAGEPYVV
- the fliF gene encoding flagellar basal-body MS-ring/collar protein FliF produces the protein MNPDQILAHLKRLSGTLTTRQVTTLAVVFVAVVALVAGSAYWLNVPTYTLLYSGLDAESAAAVTTRLKDAKVPYLLDAGGTAVRVPAERADELRLDMASQGLPTTGRIGFEVFDRTAFGTTEFLEQVNFRRGLEGELARTISTIAEVASARVHIAPAKDSLFTESVQQAKASVVLKLRSKRPLAPSTVAGIAGLVASSVESLRPESVVIIDTFGRPLSHTAERDEEAAAGLPLERQQQLERDLSAKVVALIEPVVGVGHVRANVSARLNGNSEEQTEERWDPTTVVRSRQSSSDTGSTPGALGVSGARANAVPALNQTPRGVAASPVPVLAGRSTETVNYEVNKLTRHTIAPRGQVARLSVAVIVDDVRLPGDGQTPATSKPRSPQDIERIQRLVAAAIGLDTERGDQVTVENIAFDEAPLELAPDAGAWWKVIPPAVLDSGPQILRLVGVLMLVILAFTMVLRPMVRAAFPAGRAHASFELAPAALQGSRTVADLEGDIEAQLDADLAPARAETQRLPALTRRIAKKADEEPELMARLVRSLLVDEER